The Cryptomeria japonica unplaced genomic scaffold, Sugi_1.0 HiC_scaffold_110, whole genome shotgun sequence genome segment AAATTTACTGCGGTTACCTTTTCCAGTCGTTCAATAATACACGGCAATCCCAACACAAAGATGTTTAAGCGAACCAAGGGATTTCTTTAGCTTTTTTCTTACCTGATCTCTGATCAATTCTTTTTATTGAAAGCATAGATATACGCATTTTATTTTGCGAAAGATATGGAAGCTACGGTTTCATATAGCAAAGTTGCACTTGCAATCATTACAATATCATGCGGCCTCTTATGTTTGATCGCCTATCCTACAATGGCGTGCCCGCTAACCGACAGAAATGTTCTCCTGGATTTTAAGGCAGATCTTGCAGATGAGGATAAAAGGCTTAGTTCCTGGCACGGATTGAATTGCTGCACTTGGAGTGGAGTTGGCTGTAACTTCGGCACAGGCCATGTTTCTCTACTCGATTTGAATGGATACAATTTGGAGGGTGACATCCATTCATCGCTGTTTGAGCTTGCAGAGTTAGAGCACCTCGATCTCAGTGATAACTACTTTCAAGGTAACATCACTCCCCATATTGGAATGTTGAAGAAACTCAGTTTTCTTGCTTTGTCAGATGCTGGTGATGCAAATGAATTTTATGTGAGTTTGGAAAGCTTATCAAATCTAGTGAGCTTGGAATACCTCGTTCTGGATGGACTAAATATCTCTGTAGGCAAGGAGAGCGCCGAAGCTGTTGGCAGTCTACGGAACCTTCAAGAACTCAGCATGTCTGGGTGTGGGCTTAGCGGACCAATTCCCAATTCCCTTGTCAAACTCACTTCTCTCCTTCATCTCGATCTTTCAAGGAATTCTTTGTTAGCCCAAATACCTGCTTGGTTTGAAAATGTGACTGCCCACTTGCTCTCACTTGATCTTTCTGACAATTACAATCTTGGAGGAGACATTTCTTTTATTGGACAACAAATTTCACCATCACTGACTAGAATTATTCTTTCACGGACAGCTGTGGAGGGTGAAATTCCATCTGCTATAGGGAACGTTTCATCCTTGGAGAGTCTTCATCTGTTCAATACTAGAATTGAAGGTAAAATTCCTCTGTCCATCGCCAATCTCTCTAAACTTTTTTCTTTGGATCTGTCCCACAACAACTTAAGAGGATCAATCCCACCTTCGTTGGGATCACTTTCTTCCCTTTCATATCTTGACCTCAGTTACAACCAATTTAATGGAGCAATTCCTCGCACAATTTCAGATCTTGTTAGCTTAAAACACCTTTGGCTGGACTCTAATGGGTTAAGtggttccatatccctttctctctTAGATAATCTAACTAGACTTGAATATCTGTTCCTTTCCAATAATCACCTAACCGTGAGTAGTGATTCACCCTGGATCCCACAGTTTAGAAACCTCCAGGCTCTGCGATTATCTTCCTGCAATTTAGATAGAATTCCACCGTTTCTAGTAACCCAATATGGCATGATAGAGCTGGACCTATCCGCTAACAGAATTGCAACAGATATTCCGTCCTGGATTTGGGACTTAACCAGTCTTTATTATTTGAACCTTAGCTGTAACCAATTAACAGGTTCTCTGCCATCTAGTCTAACATCCATGACTCTTATGTATCTGGATTTGCACAATAACAGCTTAGAaggtcctcttcctcttcctcctgatGCTCATCTTTTGGACCTGTCGGGGAATCAGTTTAATGGTTCTATTCCTGCTGATACGGGTGCATATCTTTCAAATTCGTGGTATTTATCCTTGTCTAGGAATAATCTCAGTGGAGCCATTCCAGATTCTATTTGCACTCCAGAGTTGCAGGTTCTTGACCTGTCAAGTAATATGCTGAGCAATATGATTCCTCCCCATTTGATAAGGAAATGTTCTTCTCTCAATGTTCTAGATTTGGCGGAAAATCATCTAGAAGGTAAAATGCCAGCAGAATGGGGCAACCTGAAAGAGATTAATACATTGAAGCTCGCTGGTAATAAGTTGAGAGGACTTCTTCCGTCTTCGCTTTCAAAATGCCACACTCTGCAAGTATTGGATTTGGGAAATAACAAGTTACAAGGCACCATTCCCCATTGGATTGGGAAGCTATCACAACTGCACGTGTTGGTGTTAAGGTCTAATCATTTCCATGGCAGTGTCCCACGCCAGGTGATCGACCTTTCAAATCTTCAAATTCTGGACCTTTCACACAACCGCCTTTCAGGACCTATTCCGAGCAACCTTACAAACTTGCTTGCAATGGTCAATGAATCACAGAGTAATCCAAACCATTTGGAAAAATATACTTTAGATGGTGCAATATATACAAATAAAATTGTAATGTCGTGGAAAGGTGGGGATGGTGAGTTTGTGAAAGTTCTTTTCATTCTTAAATGTATTGATCTTTCAAATAACAATTTATCGGGGAACATTCCTCTCAAAATGGGATCCCTTAAGGGCTTGATAGTCCTTAACCTTTCAAGGAATCATCTCAGTGGCCCAATCCCAAAAACATTGGGAGACATGGATCAGCTAGAGTCTCTGGACCTCTCGATAAACAGGTTGAATGGCAAAATTCCCTTGGAACTTCAGTTGCTGACTTATTTGGAGTTCTTGAATCTATCTTACAACATGCTTGATGGAAAAGTACCCCACGGAGGGCAGTTTCTGACCTTTGGGGAGTCATCCTACTTAGGCAATCCTAAGCTAAGTGAGATTCCATTTACCAATACAACAGTCTGCAACAACTCTTCTGGATATGACAACTGCACAAGTATTGAGACAATTGGTGTAGAAAATTCAGATGCTGAAATGAAAGGGTGGGCCATCGGACTTGGATTGAGTTATAGTTTGGGATTCTCTATTGTGATTGGAATATTGTGTTTCAATAACAGGATAAGAAAGAGAGTCTTCAATTTGTATGATGATGCAGTTTTAGCTGTTGATCGGTGTATAACAGGGAATAAGTGAAAGTAGATACCTTTATACAGAGGGTTGGGTTACTATATATGGACAAAATTTCTCTTAGTATATGGCCACTGCAACTTTGTAAGCATGAGGTGAGCTAGAAATTGCTGGTGCTACTGATGTCGTAAACATTTCAATGCGTCCTAATATATGTAATTTAAATTACTGTTTAGAATTTATTTTGATGTGTAAAAGGTTATTGTAAGGGATAAAATTATATACTTATATGTTTCTAAAGTTATTTTATTAGTTCTTGCGTTGTTGGATTCAATCTGTTTTATAAGCTGGTCAATCATTTTACAGTATAATACAGTTTTaattttcactcatatttttatAATTAGAAAAAAATCTTTTATCTGTTATTCTATTGATCACAGTCATTGcataattcattttttattttctttattttatgaaagtttgaattatttacaaccataacataatttttttctatttccATAATTGCGAATGCTCATTGAATTCTGAAAAAATGTAGAGAACTTTTTTCATTGAATGCACATTGTCACGGATCTTATAGGTTGAGTGCATATTGAATGCATAGGATATTCTCGAGCCACTCATTCAGTACTATCTGATTAGCCTCCTTAATTAGTAATATTTTGTATATTCCGAAACCTGCTTTTCTAAGCTCTAAGAAAATCAGCATTGCGGCCTATAGAAAAGAGCATTACTTTACTGACGTGagtattttgagaagttctttgtTCTGTAATGGAGGGAATTTTTATCTGAAATTTCTTTTTAATGGTTTGGCTTGACCCTTGGCCAGGCTTGTTAAGTAAGCTATGTTAGCTGGTTTATGCAGGGAAGCAAAGCTAATGGACATCGACGGGTAATGCCAAATTCATGAAAAGAAAGGCTGACGCACAGAAGATATACATATTTAATGTTTTGCTGAGATATTTATTCTTAAGTCCCCTAAACTATTGAAGCTATTCTGCACTATTCTGTGGATTAAGATTTCCATATATGTGTGTCTTGAGTTTGTTGTTGTGGTATTCTTGTTGTTTGTGTAAGAGTTCTGGACTTGCTATCtggtttttaattttttcaaagttTGCATATAAATCTGaaattatttattaaggatatttCACTCCCATAAGGGTTGCCATGTAAATCTTTTTGAGTTTTGTATGCATACTGTTTCGTTTACCTCTATAATGTTGTTGGATAGGTTTTGCAAATGTTGTTGACGTTTTTCAGATCATTTAGTCTTAAATTTCTTTATCCCAGTAAATTGGTTGTTTGTAATAGAGGTCAAAATCCCCAACAAAATTAAATCTATCGGGAATTGCAAGCCATGTGAGCTTCCGAAATGAAATAGGTGAGGCCGGAGCACAGGGGGAAGATGGATTAACATCAATAAAGAGATCATCTATAACTTATAAGAAAACCTTCACTCGAACTCTGGATGAAGCCTTAACATCTATCATGAATAAAAAATTCAATGTGTCATAAATACATGTTGACAATAAACCAAGAGAGCTAAGGTCTACAGCATTTTCTTCAAATGAACAGAAGATGACATGAAACAAAAGTACTTGAATCATACTGCATGCAGGGAGTATGCAAATATCCATCAGGCTTTTAGAAGGTAGATGTTTCTTGATAGAGAGAGGTACAGTTGGAACATGATTCAAAGTTTGGAAATATTAGATACCTTTAGATGAGACGATGCAACCAACTGTTGACACATGGTGTGCCCACCAATACATAGTATGTAATAAAGACAAGTTCGGCAAACTTAAGATTGTGCAGAACAGAGAGCCTTTAACAAGGGAAAGCTGAAGAAAGAGAAAATGCTGAACGTTACCGAGGAAGATGTAGAAGATTGAGCAGACTTACGACCATATTGTCTCAGGTATATAACTAACCGATTTTGATTGAATTTAACTCTTTATGATATTGCATAGAAAGAAAGTTAGGGGAACTATTGAGGCATGAAGAATTTGGAAAATGTTTGTAGAATGGTTGGTGAATCTCTCCAGTTAAAGAGATGTGTTTCATGCAAATTCTAAAAACTGTTTATAAATGTATGTTTTTGCAATTCTAATAACTTTGCGCAACCATTATAATATCATAGTTGCAGGAACCTTCACAAAATCATGATTTAATCCATTTTATTGCTGCTTGGCCTTGACGCCTTTTTTCCCTGAAAAATTTGCATTTTCATGCAATTAATTGGGCAAATCcatttttgatgtattttttaATCATGATCTAATTGTGGAAAGATTAAAACTTTCCAAATTTATAAATTATACTTTTTAGGTTGGAAAAAACATTTGCGGgtcttttttttctcatttttttggaaCTTTACTCTAACCTGAATTTAACGTGAATTTAACCTGAATTTTCCCCTATTCAATTCAATTAa includes the following:
- the LOC131045175 gene encoding receptor-like protein 7, which translates into the protein MEATVSYSKVALAIITISCGLLCLIAYPTMACPLTDRNVLLDFKADLADEDKRLSSWHGLNCCTWSGVGCNFGTGHVSLLDLNGYNLEGDIHSSLFELAELEHLDLSDNYFQGNITPHIGMLKKLSFLALSDAGDANEFYVSLESLSNLVSLEYLVLDGLNISVGKESAEAVGSLRNLQELSMSGCGLSGPIPNSLVKLTSLLHLDLSRNSLLAQIPAWFENVTAHLLSLDLSDNYNLGGDISFIGQQISPSLTRIILSRTAVEGEIPSAIGNVSSLESLHLFNTRIEGKIPLSIANLSKLFSLDLSHNNLRGSIPPSLGSLSSLSYLDLSYNQFNGAIPRTISDLVSLKHLWLDSNGLSGSISLSLLDNLTRLEYLFLSNNHLTVSSDSPWIPQFRNLQALRLSSCNLDRIPPFLVTQYGMIELDLSANRIATDIPSWIWDLTSLYYLNLSCNQLTGSLPSSLTSMTLMYLDLHNNSLEGPLPLPPDAHLLDLSGNQFNGSIPADTGAYLSNSWYLSLSRNNLSGAIPDSICTPELQVLDLSSNMLSNMIPPHLIRKCSSLNVLDLAENHLEGKMPAEWGNLKEINTLKLAGNKLRGLLPSSLSKCHTLQVLDLGNNKLQGTIPHWIGKLSQLHVLVLRSNHFHGSVPRQVIDLSNLQILDLSHNRLSGPIPSNLTNLLAMVNESQSNPNHLEKYTLDGAIYTNKIVMSWKGGDGEFVKVLFILKCIDLSNNNLSGNIPLKMGSLKGLIVLNLSRNHLSGPIPKTLGDMDQLESLDLSINRLNGKIPLELQLLTYLEFLNLSYNMLDGKVPHGGQFLTFGESSYLGNPKLSEIPFTNTTVCNNSSGYDNCTSIETIGVENSDAEMKGWAIGLGLSYSLGFSIVIGILCFNNRIRKRVFNLYDDAVLAVDRCITGNK